CTCCACAAGCAATTCCCTTCACATAGCTTCCAGGAATTCTACTACCCTGGCCCTCTAAGCTTGCACTTCCTCGAGCAAGAGCCGTAGATCTATCTTTGCCAAAAGAAGAGGACTCGATGCAAGGTATAGGATGTGGAGAGGAAACCATACGTATGCGGGAGCCCAAACCTAGCTGTCCTTCTCCACCATACCCCCAACCCCAGACCTGTCCCACATCTGAAACTTTGAAGACATTAGGGTGCATTATACGTTATGTGTTAAATGTTATTCTAGTAAACTATTCCAAGTTTCTTCCAGAACTAAATTTGTATGGCTCTAAACACAAAGTAGAAAAGGTtttagattaatatttcatgGGAGTCGAATAGAATCAACTAGAACAAGTTTGGTATTATTGGTTTCAAAATTAActtgaaatattttttataaaccAGTATTAATGATTCAATCTACAAgtatatacaaatataaattTACTAACAAGACCAAATTGACATGctataaatctcaaaatttatTACAGAAACAAGTGGACAATATTAATACATAAGATATCAGAATTACCTGACAACGCCAGTGTATGACGCCCTCCTGCAGAAACCGAGGTTATTCTAACTCCAGGATTAAGAGTAACAAGACAGGGAAGTGCAGAGAGAGTGTCATCACTTGATGATGAACTCTCAGCAGCAAGCTTTGCTGATGAAACCCTTCTCCTCTTTGTACTTTCTGCTCCACCAGCCCTAGCTTCAATATTGGAAACAACACCAGCAGATCGTGAAGCTTGTAAGTGAGGGCTGACTGCCACAAAGAGCATGAAAGGCCAGTGagaaaaactttgaaaaatcCCTTATCATAATTAAGTTTGTGCAGTACCTTGATCTATCACGGAAGAAGGCTGCCTCTCTAATACATCCCTTTCATAGGCAGCCCCAACAGACAGATCACCAAAGATCTTTCCAGAAGGAACACATTCTTTCCATCCCCATGTGTAGACTTCTCCTCTGTCTGGCACATATACAACAGAAACGACATTAGATCAGTTCAATTTGGCAATAAAATAGCCATGAAAAGGATGTGATGTAAACAAACTTCGAAAAGCAGACTCCTTTTTCGAAAAGCATGACTAAAGAATTTAACAGCAAATAGAGAAATCGATGTGTAGGGGCCCTAGAGTTAATCAATTAGTTTTCCAAGAAAACCCATCacagtgatttttttttaaaaaaaaaaaatataagtcatCTTTTCCCTAAATAATCTCTTATATAACTAATAATTCCTCCATATGtacaaaattatataaattttctaTAATCTGAATTTTGTTTTCAGACTTCCCCCTAAAGCTCCACTCCTAGTGCATCTCGTGCTTTAAAAAACACTAAATAAGCAAAAAGACTTTATCACTGTCTTGTTTGCACACcatccaaaaataatttaacaGGAGTTCtgtcttctttcccttttctaAGAGAAGAAATGGTTTACCTGTAATAGCAGCACAGTGGGCCCAACCTGCTGCTGCTTTTACTATAGAAGCTTCTGTTGGAAGAGGAAAAGGCTCTGGAGTTTCCTtgagaagaaaattgaaatatgCTGACAGGTCAGTTCATTAAGAACTAACAGTAAAAACATTGTAATTCAATGAACATTGTGTATGGCTCATACCCCATGCTTCCCAGACGTCACATAGCTTTGCCCAAGATCATCTGTTGAGCCCCATGTAATGAGTTTTCCAGTTGCTGGTTAAATGAGGAAACACAagactaaatatcaaataaaagaaagaactgCATTGTGAAGAAAACAGATGAAAACTATATAATCAAATATCAGCAGTCATAAGCAATCAATGAAGACAATAAACATATTGACCGGTAGGCTTAAATGAAATGTTTGAGTATACAATAAAAGCCAAAATTGTAATTAGTCCTACTAAATAGATCAAACACTGAAAAGACGTTCAGAAGTAAAGTTGtctaataattttgtttaaaaaaacaatgTATAAGAAACGACAATCCCTCGTCAAACAAAGAGAAGAATGTACGCCCCTTCATCTAGAGGaggcaaagaaaaaaaaaattagtaaagaACAGATAAGAAAGATTCCTGAATTCAGCACCTAGCTCAGAAATTACAggggaacaaaaaaaaaactcaatcttCCATTTGCAGAAATAATTCCAAATctgaacaaaacataaaaaaacgAGTTAAACAAAGAAAACTCTGGAGTGAAATGAGTTGAATATCACCATTTCAGCACAAGCACCCCATAACGTATCAGACTTAATTCCATTCACCAATTCAACAAGATCCAGTAATGCAAGAATTCAGAAACCCCCAAAATTCCAACTGAAAACATTAAAACCCATACAAAAACCCATAAAAAATCACAGaacatgttttaaagaaaaagtcaCCAGAAATAGCCACAGCGAACCCGCAACCACCACCGCAAACATCCCTCCAACCGTGACCGTCAGTGGCATCTTTTCCCGGAAGTCGAACCACCACCGGCGACAGCAACGGCGACCTCTGCGGCAAAGCTCCAGGAAGATACCCCCACATATAAACAATCTTCTTTTCCTGAACATCTTCTTCCATTCTCACGATCTCATCTTCTCCTCTGCTCCCTTCTCCATTCATATCGTTTTACCGGGCcaataaggaaaataaaaagatacCCAACAAACTACAGATGCTAATTTCTTCTGGGGTCTCAGATTTTCGTGTGGTTTCTATGCAAACAGAGAGTGATTTCAACTTTGGTGGACTTGGGGAAGTGatacagaagaagaagaagaggaaagaagTGCCCTAAGGCTAAAGACATTTAAAAAGGGGAACGTATCATTTTCAGGGGAATGGGGAGGGCCACGTCGGATGCTTACGTGGTATTCTTGACATGTGGCACGATTTGAGCCATCAGATCCATTGGCGAATTCTGGCCAGGAGTTAGCGGGAAGTTTCTGGAAGGTCGAGTGTCTGGGAagctcttttcttcttttttccgaCCATTTTTGGGCTCTGTCGTGGCAGCTTCATGGCCTTCCACGTGTCAGTATTTTGCTCGAAGTCCAATCATTATAATTTTCCACGCTTGGTCTCAGCTACCGAACCCCTTTTGAGTACCTATACACATCATCGGTGGTCCCCATCGCATCAGCCTGAGTGGGACCGCCACGTGGGTCCTGTCTTTTTGTAAcagtttttgagatttttccaATTGCTttcgggttttttttttttaaagggcaaaaaaacagaaaataaagaaagacaATTATTTTTTACCCTTCAAATTGACAAACAAAGTGCCTCAACTTTTactttgaatatttaaatttattcaattgtgcgtcaaatttagatatgtattttgttttattaaaaaaagtctaaattataaataatgacCCTAACTTTTAAATTTGCGTAAAATATAtgattgaattttcaaaagtttcaaaaagagTTCAATTCTTATCATAAGTTTTGGATGAAAACCGTTAAAGTTTTGTTTAGAAAATGCcctcaaattttcaaaagtttaaaaaattcaCTTAgcttaaaaaaacattaaaaaaaaatacccacATTGTTAgtatataaacaaaaattgtTAATATCTCGTTGTAAAAGTaagtctaatttttttaaataacagtTTAAAAATGCTCCTATTGTTAGTATGATAATCaatttgtttaaagttttcttGAGTTCGAAAATAACCAATTTTaagataaattatatatatatatatatattatcatttCTCCAAATAGATACTTTTATTATCTTGTATTTTTCTAATTCTTATACCAATTTTTTCaacaatcaaaataaaaaataaaattttaagttaaaacataaaatctcaacaaattccaaaatcaaaattatctcTCCTTAAAATATACCATAtgataaataatcaaataaaaaaatttatttgacTATTAACATACATTCAACAACTAGCGTATAACTTTGTTAAACATCTAAATCTTAAAACCCCCTAGTGGTTTATTTAATCTCTTTTTTCTTATTAGAGTCCATTTAAGGTAAATGAAGTGtgcatttttatttatttgttattttttagaTAAGAAAATGCCAAATAGTTAACAAAAAGGGGAGTATTGAAAAAGAGATGtgtgaaaaaagaaagaaaaaagagaagtaAGATACTATTAATGGTttctattcatataatagtaagggtatttttaatttaaaagtattttttaaactattaaaagTTTTAGGAGATTTTTTTACACAAAACACTAACGATTTCTatctaaaactatttttaactCATCTAGtaaatttaaggatatttttttacACAAAGTATAAAGTTTACGTGCACTTCATATAATTTagcaaaaaatatatattataatcttaatcttaaacttttttaaaaaaatgttgtagTTTTTACATAGATGATTTtggttttctcttttttttttttttaattcgttATACAAGGTGTTCTCATATGCTTTCAATtgatcataatatatatatataaagtataaaatcgataagatttaaaagaaaaatgatatgggagaatatatatatattgttaagaTTTGTGCATTTTGATAAAGTTATGTAACTGTTAATTTATGGATTAACTAACCAACTTATATGATTAGGAAACcgaaatttcaatttaaatccaAAAATCAACTTAAATTtgtaccatatatatatataatgaaatcAAAAGTTTATTGTGAATTTTATATGGttgtctttttttaatatagtagaAAGTAGGAGATTCAAATTTCTTGTTCAAGAATACATAATGTTTGTCATTTGAACTATGCTTGATTGTAGTAAAATTTGATAAACAACATGTCAAATTAGATCAGTGGTAAACAGTTTAGTTCTTCAAGTTCTTGAGTTCCATTGCATTAATGAATCCGGCTGTAAAGACCTACACCTACTACCCTTTATCAAACTTTCCCCTTTGAATAATAATAAGGCCAGCTTGGATTCCAAACCTTTTGATATGCAGTCTTGCTATTCTTTGTTTGCATTCAAAGGTCAATATGTGCGCTACGAGTCACGTTCCTAACTTCCAAAGGATGAATCTATGAATATGGTAGAGGAGCGAAAGTGGCCGACGTTGATGTAGAGCTAGTTGGAGTGAAGCTCACACATATCGATTGATGGAGGATGGGATCACACTCACATGCTTATCTTAGGCGTCTTTGGACTCACGAAACCAACTTTCAAATTGAGGGAAAAAACGTGaccatctattttttttttaatatatatataatttatgcatTTTAGTGCCTTAAAACTATTGGTGGTTTGACGACAAGGGACGTCTCTCAATTTTGTAATTCACCTCAAAAGGAGCCAATTGTCATCAATTATGTTTTGGTTTTTGTCTGGTAAACTGTCCCTCTCTCATCATTATTTCCTGTCTTTGTCTATTATGTtcgaaattaatttataattttaacttAATGAACAAGGATCAATCTTAAAAACCACTAAATCATGTctttagatatttaattttttcttttttaagattaTATCAAATAATTCACTATATCCAAagtttaaaatatcaatttcgaCCTATATTtctgaaaaattataaaaacaaaaattataaaaaattaaattaataaataaaccttttatatgatttttaaataagttaacatgtttattatttatattatatttatatcaatgacattttgttacttatttttttttatatttcatagatTTTTCTACGATACATAGGAAATATCGATCCCCCATAGAAACGTgaaaatatcaatgaaaatatcGACATATCAACGAAAATTTAATACTGTGACTATAATTAAGATTATTGTCTAAAATGTATTCGTACAATAGAGTTGATTAGATTATCAAAGTGAGCACATATTAGCAGTATTTGACATgtgtttcttttaaaattaaaggtcGTTCAAATTCTCATACTTCCGActtgttgtacttaaaaataataataataaataaagtcaCTTATCATTGATTATATGAACATGGTGTATAAATTATGTGATGCAATGAAGTAGGCCAATTGAAAAGAAATAAAGTTTGATGACTACAAAAACTTATGGAGTGGATGGttaaaaattcatttgaaattaaaaCTTTAGGTATTTTGTCcttattatatattttgttggCCAATATTTTAAAGTCATGCTTTATTAGTCCAATTTAACAAATCAtgtcaatatttaaataatcgTATTAATGACaatattttagttcaataatatGTGTGGGAGAGATTCAAATTATGAActtttggtcaaaattttacattattgtttaaaattcaaaacaaaattacaacacTTGTCAAAGCCTAAGATCCAATTAGAAGTCTAGAGGAGGgctatatttctttttctctgttTGGAAACTTTTAGAGCACTATGAACAAAGAAAATTAGTACAACGAGTGGAGTATGAGAATTTGAATCTCGAACTTCAAGAGATGGAGCAGATGTCAATTACCATTAAGTTACGTTCATTTTGACACGTGacaaaaaattgaagtattAACTTAGGGATTAAGGTAAtacttggtaaaaaaaaaatgatgatattATTTACTTTATGATTTGGGGGCTCTTTTTGTTGGTGGAGGTGACAAACAAACAATGAATCAGCATTGAAGTTTAAGGAAAGTGAAAGATATatatgaaagagaagaaagtgaTGATTAGTTCCATTTGATTGAATAATGAGTGTTTAATATAGGGTGAAAAAAAATCTATGGTCATTTTCTTAAAGTCATTTTACCAAAATATTGATGGTTGAATACTACAATTCAATTGGATTGGTCATTGGTCATTTCTCATTTTATCTTGATTTTCTTGATGAAAATTGAGTGCAAAAAAGGAGGGGAAAAGGTCTTTACTTTTAATGTATATTTCTCCAAAACAATGAAACTATTTAATGAAGAACTTTGTCAATTTGTAGTTCGAGTTCATTTTAATTGAGAATGTATTTAGATTACATTTTCAAGcgttcaatttaaaaaataagttattttggaaaaaattggagtgtttgacaaccactcaaaatagtttttcaagtatattttaatcaatttttattaaaagtgtttaaataaaagtgagatttttgaaaaacacttttttattAAGTGAATCCACACGAGCCTAAATTTATGGAAAAATAATTGACAAGATTTAGGAGGGAAAATGGAATTTCAAGAAATTGTACACAAGATTTTCCATCTGTATCAAAGTACCGATTGATTCAAAAGTTTAagat
This DNA window, taken from Benincasa hispida cultivar B227 chromosome 6, ASM972705v1, whole genome shotgun sequence, encodes the following:
- the LOC120080075 gene encoding ultraviolet-B receptor UVR8 isoform X2; this translates as MNGEGSRGEDEIVRMEEDVQEKKIVYMWGYLPGALPQRSPLLSPVVVRLPGKDATDGHGWRDVCGGGCGFAVAISATGKLITWGSTDDLGQSYVTSGKHGETPEPFPLPTEASIVKAAAGWAHCAAITDRGEVYTWGWKECVPSGKIFGDLSVGAAYERDVLERQPSSVIDQVSPHLQASRSAGVVSNIEARAGGAESTKRRRVSSAKLAAESSSSSDDTLSALPCLVTLNPGVRITSVSAGGRHTLALSDVGQVWGWGYGGEGQLGLGSRIRMVSSPHPIPCIESSSFGKDRSTALARGSASLEGQGSRIPGSYVKGIACGGRHSAAVTDAGALLTFGWGLYGQCGQGCTDDELSPTCVSSLLGIRIESVAAGLWHTVCISSDGDVYSFGGNQFGQLGTGADQAETLPRLLDAPSVENVNAKIVSCGARHSAIVSDNGKVFCWGWNKYGQLGLGDVIDRNIPVEVPMENCIPKNVACGWWHTLLLAESPT
- the LOC120080075 gene encoding ultraviolet-B receptor UVR8 isoform X1 gives rise to the protein MNGEGSRGEDEIVRMEEDVQEKKIVYMWGYLPGALPQRSPLLSPVVVRLPGKDATDGHGWRDVCGGGCGFAVAISATGKLITWGSTDDLGQSYVTSGKHGETPEPFPLPTEASIVKAAAGWAHCAAITDRGEVYTWGWKECVPSGKIFGDLSVGAAYERDVLERQPSSVIDQVSPHLQASRSAGVVSNIEARAGGAESTKRRRVSSAKLAAESSSSSDDTLSALPCLVTLNPGVRITSVSAGGRHTLALSVSDVGQVWGWGYGGEGQLGLGSRIRMVSSPHPIPCIESSSFGKDRSTALARGSASLEGQGSRIPGSYVKGIACGGRHSAAVTDAGALLTFGWGLYGQCGQGCTDDELSPTCVSSLLGIRIESVAAGLWHTVCISSDGDVYSFGGNQFGQLGTGADQAETLPRLLDAPSVENVNAKIVSCGARHSAIVSDNGKVFCWGWNKYGQLGLGDVIDRNIPVEVPMENCIPKNVACGWWHTLLLAESPT
- the LOC120080075 gene encoding ultraviolet-B receptor UVR8 isoform X3; its protein translation is MNGEGSRGEDEIVRMEEDVQEKKIVYMWGYLPGALPQRSPLLSPVVVRLPGKDATDGHGWRDVCGGGCGFAVAISATGKLITWGSTDDLGQSYVTSGKHGETPEPFPLPTEASIVKAAAGWAHCAAITDRGEVYTWGWKECVPSGKIFGDLSVGAAYERDVLERQPSSVIDQARAGGAESTKRRRVSSAKLAAESSSSSDDTLSALPCLVTLNPGVRITSVSAGGRHTLALSVSDVGQVWGWGYGGEGQLGLGSRIRMVSSPHPIPCIESSSFGKDRSTALARGSASLEGQGSRIPGSYVKGIACGGRHSAAVTDAGALLTFGWGLYGQCGQGCTDDELSPTCVSSLLGIRIESVAAGLWHTVCISSDGDVYSFGGNQFGQLGTGADQAETLPRLLDAPSVENVNAKIVSCGARHSAIVSDNGKVFCWGWNKYGQLGLGDVIDRNIPVEVPMENCIPKNVACGWWHTLLLAESPT